The proteins below are encoded in one region of Takifugu rubripes chromosome 1, fTakRub1.2, whole genome shotgun sequence:
- the LOC101065797 gene encoding calcium-binding mitochondrial carrier protein Aralar1: protein MAVKVQVTKRADPHELKAIFLKYASVVDDGEHYMTPRDFVQSYLGLHAQPQFNPKTVDLLAGVADTTKDGLISFQEFLAFESVLCAPDALFIVAFQLFDKTGTGNISFENVRDIFSQTTVHHHIPFNWDCEFIRLHFGHERNKNLSYTEFTQFLQELQSEHARQAFAQKDKSKSGTITALDFSDIMATIRHHMLTPFVEENLVSAAGGSTSHMVSFSYFNAFNALLNNMELIRKIYSTVAGTHRDALVTKEEFVNTANKFGQITPMEIDILYQLVGLHSHSGRLNHADIERIAPLEEGAMPYHQAEALRQHPHELSRPVWLQAAESAYRFALGSIAGATGATAVYPIDLVKTRMQNQRSTGSFVGELMYKNSFDCAKKVLRYEGFFGFYRGLLPQLIGVAPEKAIKLTMNDFVRDKFTTVDGTIVLPAEILAGGCAGASQVIFTNPLEIVKIRLQVAGEITTGPRVSALNVVRELGFFGLYKGAKACFLRDIPFSAIYFPVYAHSKEKIADEDGKLGPLQLLAAGAIAGVPAASLVTPADVIKTRLQVAARAGQTTYNGVIDCFRKILKEEGFRAFWKGAGARVFRSSPQFGVTLVTYELLQRWFYIDFGGHRPAGSVPKPKPTMDLPSVTADHVGGYRLAAATFAGVERKFGLHLPKFKPSGDVTIKAAKTTAEPQAP from the exons ATGGCGGTCAAG GTTCAAGTCACAAAAAGAGCCGACCCTCATGAACTGAAGGCTATTTTCCTTAAG TATGCCAGCgtggtggatgatggagagcATTACATGACTCCCAGGGATTTTGTCCAGAGTTACCTGGGTTTACATGCACAGCCTCAGTTTAATCCCAAAACGGTGGATCTGCTAGCTGGCGTGGCTGATACGACTAAAGATGG GCTGATCTCCTTCCAGGAGTTTTTGGCCTTTGAGTCTGTCCTGTGTGCCCCGGACGCCCTGTTCATAGTTGCCTTTCAGCTGTTCGACAAGACTGGCACTGGGAACATCTCCTTTG AGAATGTACGAGACATCTTCAGCCAGACCACAGTTCATCACCACATTCCCTTCAACTGGGACTGTGAGTTCATCCGGCTACACTTTGGCCATGAAAGAAACAAGAACCTGAGCTACACAGAGTTCACCCAGTTTCTGCAG gagctgcagtcaGAACATGCACGTCAAGCTTTTgcacaaaaagacaaaagcaaaAGTGGCACCATCACCGCACTGGACTTCAGCGACATCATGGCCACCATCAGACATCACATGCTGACTCCCTTTGTAGAGGAGAACCTGGTCTCG gctgcaggaggcagcaccTCCCACATGGTGAGCTTCTCGTACTTCAACGCCTTCAACGCCCTGCTCAACAACATGGAGCTGATCCGCAAGATTTACAGCACCGTCGCCGGCACGCACAGAGACGCGCTGGTCACCAAAG AGGAATTTGTTAACACTGCAAATAAATTTGGCCAGATTACTCCGATGGAGATTGATATTCTGTACCAGCTTGTGGGTCTGCACTCTCACTCTGG GCGACTGAACCATGCAGACATTGAAAGGATAGCGCCGCTGGAGGAAGGAGCCATGCCATATCACCAAGCAGAGGCACTGCGACAG CACCCTCACGAGCTGTCTCGGCCCGTCTGGCTCCAGGCTGCAGAGTCTGCCTACAGGTTTGCTCTGGGCTCAATCGCCGGAG cCACCGGGGCTACAGCTGTCTACCCCATCGACCTGGTGAAGACACGCATGCAGAACCAGCGCTCCACAGGCTCCTTTGTTGGAGAGCTGATGTACAAGAACAGCTTCGACTGCGCAAAGAAGGTGCTCCGCTACGAGGGCTTCTTTGGATTCTACCGAG GTCTCCTCCCGCAGCTCATTGGCGTTGCCCCGGAGAAAGCTATCAAACTCACG atgAACGATTTTGTCAGAGATAAGTTCACCACAGTGGATGGCACCATCGTTCTGCCTGCTGAGATTCTTGCCGGTGGCTGT GCTGGAGCTTCCCAGGTGATTTTCACCAATCCTCTGGAGATCGTTAAAATCCGTCTGCAGGTGGCTGGAGAGATCACCACGGGGCCCCGGGTCAGTGCCCTGAATGTAGTGAGAGAGCTGGGCTTCTTTGGCCTCTACAAG GGAGCCAAAGCTTGCTTCCTGCGTGACATCCCCTTCTCCGCCATCTACTTCCCTGTTTATGCCCACAGCAAGGAGAAAATAGCGGATGAAGACGGGAAGCTGGGACCTTTGCAGCTGCTCGCCGCTGGAGCTATTGCAG GCGTACCTGCGGCCTCGCTGGTGACCCCTGCTGATGTCATCAAGACCAGGCTCCAGGTAGCAGCCCGAGCGGGCCAGACCACATACAATGGAGTCATCGACTGCTTTAGGAAGATCCTCAAAGAGGAAGGCTTCAGGGCGTTTTGGAAAGGCGCAGGAG CGCGAGTCTTCAGATCGTCACCGCAGTTTGGTGTTACCCTGGTTACTTATGAACTGCTGCAGAGATGGTTTTACATCGACTTCGGAGGGCA TCGTCCTGCTGGCTCTGTGCCAAAACCCAAACCCACAATGGACCTTCCTTCAGTGACTGCAGACCACGTAGGCGGCTACCGTCTCGCTGCCGCAACCTTCGCTGGTGTGGAGAGGAAATTTGGTCTGCATCTGCCAAAGTTTAAGCCTTCTGGAGACGTGACAATCAAAGCAGCCAAGACCACAGCGGAGCCGCAGGCACCGTAA
- the LOC101066022 gene encoding cytoplasmic dynein 1 intermediate chain 2-like isoform X1 translates to MSDKSEIKAELERKKQRLAQIREEKKRKEERKKKEADQQKDAVLHQDDSDLEKKRRETEALLQSMGITSEIPVVPPPVSPTTKSAGTPSEAGSQDSDGAVGPRTLHWDSDPSTLQLHSDSELGRQTPKLGMAKVTQVDFPPREIVSYTKETQTPVVTQEKEEEEEEEEIAPAPPLGEPQTEIPDQKVEEEVPPHELTEEEKLQILHSEEFANFFDHSTRIIERALSEHVDLFFDYSGRDLEEKECEIQAGAKLFLNRQFTDEHWSKHRVVTCLDWSPQYPELLVASYNNNEDAPHEPDGVALVWNMKYKKTTPEYVFHCQSAVMSAAFAKFHPNVVVGGTYSGQIVLWDNRSNKRTPVQRTPLSAAAHTHPVYCVNVVGTQNANNLISISTDGRMCSWSLDMLSHPQDSMELVFKQSKAVAVTSMSFPHGDVNNFVVGSEDGSVYMACRHGSKAGISEMFEGHHGPITGINCHTAPGPLDFSHLFVTSSFDWTVKLWSTKNNKPLYSFEDNSDYVYDVMWSPTHPALFACVDGVGHLDLWNLNNDTEVPTASVTVDGNPALNRVRWAHSGREIAVGDSDGRVYIYDVGEQIAIPRNDEWTRFVRTLAEINENRDDAEELAAQRLAV, encoded by the exons ATGTCAGACAAAAGTGAGATAAAAGCAGAGCTTGAGAGGAAGAAACAGCGCTTAGCAcaaatcagagaggagaagaaaagaaaagaagagcgTAAAAAGAAAGAg GCTGACCAACAGAAAGATGCTGTACTTCATCAAGATGATTCGGAcctggagaagaaaagacgTGAAACTGAAGCTCTTCTTCAGAGTATGGGCATAACCTCAGAGATCCCTGTTG tccctccccctgtctctccaACAACTAAATCAGCGGGCACACCAAGTGAGGCCGGAAGCCAAGACTCTGATGGCGCTGTGGGACCCAG GACTCTACACTGGGACTCTGACCCGTCCACTCTTCAACTTCACTCTGATTCAGAGCTGGG GCGTCAAACTCCAAAACTGGGAATGGCCAAAGTCACGCAGGTGGACTTCCCGCCGCGGGAAATTGTGTCCTACACCAAAGAGACGCAGACACCTGTCGTGACCCAGGAAAAAGAAG aggaagaagaggaagaagaaattGCTCCAGCTCCACCATTGGGAGAGCCTCAGACTGAGATTCCAGACCagaaagtggaggaggaag TGCCCCCCCACgagctgacagaggaggaaaaactcCAGATCCTTCACTCGGAGGAGTTTGCCAATTTCTTTGACCACAGCACACGCATCATCGAGCGGGCTCTGTCGGAACACGTGGATCTCTTCTTTGACTACAGCGGCCGcgacctggaggagaaggagtg tgaaaTCCAGGCTGGTGCAAAGCTGTTTCTCAACAGGCAGTTCACAGACGAGCACTGGTCCAAACACCGCGTGGTCACATGCCTGGACTGGTCTCCCCAG TATCCTGAACTCCTGGTTGCCTCATACAACAACAATGAGGACGCTCCTCATGAGCCCGACGGCGTGGCCTTGGTGTGGAACATGAAGTACAAGAAGACCACACCTGAATATGTCTTCCACTGTCAG TCTGCTGTCATGTCGGCTGCATTTGCCAAGTTCCACCCCAACGTTGTGGTCGGGGGAACATACTcgggccagattgtactgtggGACAACAGAAGCAACAAGAGGACGCCTGTGCAGAGGACACCCCTGTCAGCGGCAGCACATACG CACCCAGTTTATTGTGTCAATGTGGTTGGCACCCAGAATGCTAACAACCTGATAAGCATCTCCACTGATGGCAGAATGTGCTCCTGGAGTCTGGACATGCTTTCTCATCCACAG GACAGTATGGAGCTGGTGTTCAAGCAGTCCAAAGCTGTCGCTGTCACCTCCATGTCGTTCCCTCACGGAGACGTCAACAATTTTGTGGTGGGCAGCGAGGACGGCTCCGTCTACATGGCGTGTCGTCATGGAAG CAAAGCAGGCATCAGTGAGATGTTTGAGGGCCACCATGGACCCATCACAGGGATCAACTGTCACACAGCACCGGGGCCTCTGGACTTTTCCCACCTGTTTGTCACTTCTTCTTTCGACTGGACTGTCAAGCTGTGGAGCACTAAG AACAATAAGCCGCTCTACTCCTTTGAAGATAACTCGGATTATGTCTATGATGTCATGTGGTCTCCCACTCACCCTGCTCTGTTTGCATGCGTGGATGGAGTGGGTCATCTGGACCTGTGGAACCTCAACAATGACACTGAG GTCCCAACTGCTAGTGTCACAGTAGATGGTAACCCGGCCCTGAACAGGGTCAGATGGGCTCATTCTGGCAGAGAAATTGCCGTGGGAGATTCGGATGGACGAGTCTACATTTATGATGTTGGAGAG CAAATTGCCATACCGCGAAATGACGAGTGGACCCGATTCGTTCGCACACTGGCAGAGATTAATGAGAACAGGGACGATGCAGAGGAGCTGGCTGCTCAGCGTCTGGCTGTCTAG
- the LOC101066022 gene encoding cytoplasmic dynein 1 intermediate chain 2-like isoform X2 yields the protein MSDKSEIKAELERKKQRLAQIREEKKRKEERKKKEADQQKDAVLHQDDSDLEKKRRETEALLQSMGITSEIPVVPPPVSPTTKSAGTPSEAGSQDSDGAVGPRRQTPKLGMAKVTQVDFPPREIVSYTKETQTPVVTQEKEEEEEEEEIAPAPPLGEPQTEIPDQKVEEEVPPHELTEEEKLQILHSEEFANFFDHSTRIIERALSEHVDLFFDYSGRDLEEKECEIQAGAKLFLNRQFTDEHWSKHRVVTCLDWSPQYPELLVASYNNNEDAPHEPDGVALVWNMKYKKTTPEYVFHCQSAVMSAAFAKFHPNVVVGGTYSGQIVLWDNRSNKRTPVQRTPLSAAAHTHPVYCVNVVGTQNANNLISISTDGRMCSWSLDMLSHPQDSMELVFKQSKAVAVTSMSFPHGDVNNFVVGSEDGSVYMACRHGSKAGISEMFEGHHGPITGINCHTAPGPLDFSHLFVTSSFDWTVKLWSTKNNKPLYSFEDNSDYVYDVMWSPTHPALFACVDGVGHLDLWNLNNDTEVPTASVTVDGNPALNRVRWAHSGREIAVGDSDGRVYIYDVGEQIAIPRNDEWTRFVRTLAEINENRDDAEELAAQRLAV from the exons ATGTCAGACAAAAGTGAGATAAAAGCAGAGCTTGAGAGGAAGAAACAGCGCTTAGCAcaaatcagagaggagaagaaaagaaaagaagagcgTAAAAAGAAAGAg GCTGACCAACAGAAAGATGCTGTACTTCATCAAGATGATTCGGAcctggagaagaaaagacgTGAAACTGAAGCTCTTCTTCAGAGTATGGGCATAACCTCAGAGATCCCTGTTG tccctccccctgtctctccaACAACTAAATCAGCGGGCACACCAAGTGAGGCCGGAAGCCAAGACTCTGATGGCGCTGTGGGACCCAG GCGTCAAACTCCAAAACTGGGAATGGCCAAAGTCACGCAGGTGGACTTCCCGCCGCGGGAAATTGTGTCCTACACCAAAGAGACGCAGACACCTGTCGTGACCCAGGAAAAAGAAG aggaagaagaggaagaagaaattGCTCCAGCTCCACCATTGGGAGAGCCTCAGACTGAGATTCCAGACCagaaagtggaggaggaag TGCCCCCCCACgagctgacagaggaggaaaaactcCAGATCCTTCACTCGGAGGAGTTTGCCAATTTCTTTGACCACAGCACACGCATCATCGAGCGGGCTCTGTCGGAACACGTGGATCTCTTCTTTGACTACAGCGGCCGcgacctggaggagaaggagtg tgaaaTCCAGGCTGGTGCAAAGCTGTTTCTCAACAGGCAGTTCACAGACGAGCACTGGTCCAAACACCGCGTGGTCACATGCCTGGACTGGTCTCCCCAG TATCCTGAACTCCTGGTTGCCTCATACAACAACAATGAGGACGCTCCTCATGAGCCCGACGGCGTGGCCTTGGTGTGGAACATGAAGTACAAGAAGACCACACCTGAATATGTCTTCCACTGTCAG TCTGCTGTCATGTCGGCTGCATTTGCCAAGTTCCACCCCAACGTTGTGGTCGGGGGAACATACTcgggccagattgtactgtggGACAACAGAAGCAACAAGAGGACGCCTGTGCAGAGGACACCCCTGTCAGCGGCAGCACATACG CACCCAGTTTATTGTGTCAATGTGGTTGGCACCCAGAATGCTAACAACCTGATAAGCATCTCCACTGATGGCAGAATGTGCTCCTGGAGTCTGGACATGCTTTCTCATCCACAG GACAGTATGGAGCTGGTGTTCAAGCAGTCCAAAGCTGTCGCTGTCACCTCCATGTCGTTCCCTCACGGAGACGTCAACAATTTTGTGGTGGGCAGCGAGGACGGCTCCGTCTACATGGCGTGTCGTCATGGAAG CAAAGCAGGCATCAGTGAGATGTTTGAGGGCCACCATGGACCCATCACAGGGATCAACTGTCACACAGCACCGGGGCCTCTGGACTTTTCCCACCTGTTTGTCACTTCTTCTTTCGACTGGACTGTCAAGCTGTGGAGCACTAAG AACAATAAGCCGCTCTACTCCTTTGAAGATAACTCGGATTATGTCTATGATGTCATGTGGTCTCCCACTCACCCTGCTCTGTTTGCATGCGTGGATGGAGTGGGTCATCTGGACCTGTGGAACCTCAACAATGACACTGAG GTCCCAACTGCTAGTGTCACAGTAGATGGTAACCCGGCCCTGAACAGGGTCAGATGGGCTCATTCTGGCAGAGAAATTGCCGTGGGAGATTCGGATGGACGAGTCTACATTTATGATGTTGGAGAG CAAATTGCCATACCGCGAAATGACGAGTGGACCCGATTCGTTCGCACACTGGCAGAGATTAATGAGAACAGGGACGATGCAGAGGAGCTGGCTGCTCAGCGTCTGGCTGTCTAG
- the cybrd1 gene encoding plasma membrane ascorbate-dependent reductase CYBRD1 encodes MGESKMLLLALGSAAFFGIVSIFFVLRWVLHFKEGLGWDGGLAEFNWHPVLVVIGFIFLQGTAIVVYRLPWTWRCSKLTMKFIHAGLNLLAFALVVVSMVAVFDFHNTAKIPNMYSLHSWLGLAAVILYCLQLVLGIVMFLVPVTPVYWRAAFMPLHVYSGLFIFSSTIAVALMGITEKLIFGLSNPKYKDSPPEAIFVNILGLILVVFGALILLIATRPSWKRPSEQLSHILHTSGGGEDNIRVGPALSQLSEGTDDGEIRRRSNRLDDQDKLPND; translated from the exons ATGGGGGAATCCAAAATGCTCCTCCTCGCCCTGGGATCCGCCGCCTTCTTCGGGATCGTGTCGATCTTTTTCGTGCTCCGATGGGTTCTTCACTTCAAGGAAGGTTTAGGCTGGGATGGAGGACTGGCGGAATTCAACTGGCATCCGGTTTTAGTGGTGATCGGTTTCATATTTTTGCAAGGAACAG CCATCGTTGTCTACCGCCTCCCCTGGACCTGGCGCTGCAGCAAACTGACCATGAAGTTCATCCACGCCGGTTTGAACCTTCTAGCCTTCGCTCTCGTTGTCGTATCCATGGTGGCAGTGTTCGACTTCCACAACACTGCCAAGATCCCCAACATGTACAGTCTGCACAGCTGGCTGGGCCTGGCAGCTGTCATTCTCTACTGTCTGCAG CTTGTTCTTGGAATTGTGATGTTCTTGGTACCAGTGACTCCAGTATATTGGAGAGCAGCATTCATGCCTCTCCATGTCTACAGTGGCCTTTTCATTTTCTCTAGTACCATAGCTGTAGCACTGATGGGCATCACCGAGAAGTTAATTTTTGGCTT GAGCAACCCTAAGTATAAGGATTCCCCCCCAGAGGCCATTTTTGTGAACATTCTTGGGCTCATTCTGGTGGTTTTTGGAGCTCTCATCCTGTTGATTGCCACTCGACCATCTTGGAAGCGTCCCAGCGAGCAGCTCTCACATATTCTGCATACCAGTGGGGGAGGTGAGGACAACATCAGAGTGGGTCCAGCCTTGTCTCAGCTATCCGAAGGAACTGATGATGGGGAAATTAGAAGGAGGAGCAATAGGCTGGATGATCAAGATAAACTCCCAAATGACTGA
- the dcaf17 gene encoding DDB1- and CUL4-associated factor 17, producing the protein MAPERRKKSVNATELLNRRSRGMPDVGSILRHNMKVFRNLLFQDNRSFIKVWSRSSKSTIMYESGKIYFENYLNCYSCVHSVPQVLYKLPQRSKLEKFEDALLCQSPLGDVLSNPSDHKPSLLALTANGWLYRLSAETGEELQKVYLSPNIKFRYLGWDVSQETVYIKSVQNKETSLERQAGITQNTVMHLAIFHVFPLQIVGILEINKRVFGNGVTDVVVSQGAIVVSYSNKSVKLYSFEHILQRHLTERLILGKQSSLLEGKTVGDFPFGIPRNIHITDCPPLLFEVLCSNNSVQIGGYPWHFIYTPPQKNHRGTHHVCSLKDCSLAINGVQSMSCNSLESDAMSFHPDDSGRMIHVGPTIINVLKLVSDLNNDMQSRVVKDFSMATHRSSNPTQQVTVTSSGRTVKRRFHQLDDDPDQETFRMVEYEDELDLLAAVVTDGNEGEGRAHIQLYDNQSGQLLRNVALSESWDETFPHELFLDKDTIVHIEQKNSTFWCHVYKLKATRSELQGH; encoded by the exons ATGGCGCCAGAGCGCAGGAAAAAAAGCGTTAACGCCACCGAGCTGCTGAACAGAAGAAGTCGAGGTATGCCAGATGTTGGAAGCATCCTCAGACACAACATGAAGGTCTTCAGAAACCTTCTCTTTCAG GACAACAGGAGTTTTATTAAAGTATGGAGCAGGTCTTCAAAATCAACAATAATGTATGAGAGTGGAAAAATCTACTTTGAAAATTACCTGAACTGTTACAGCTG TGTTCACTCAGTTCCCCAGGTTTTATACAAGTTACCTCAGAGGTCAAAGCTGGAGAAATTTGAAGATGCTCTTCTGTGTCAGAGCCCTCTT GGGGATGTTTTATCCAACCCATCTGATCATAAACCCAGCCTCTTGGCTTTGACGGCCAATGGCTGGCTGTATCGCCTCTCTGCTGAAACAGGAGAGGAGCTCCAGAAAGTTTATCTCTCCCCAAACATTAAGTTCAG ATATCTGGGGTGGGATGTTTCTCAAGAAACAGTTTACATAAAATCTgttcaaaacaaagaaacatcTTTAGAACGGCAG gcTGGTATCACTCAAAACACAGTGATGCACTTGGCTATCTTTCATGTTTTTCCATTGCAGATAGTGGGGATTTTAGAGATCAATAAAAGG GTGTTTGGAAATGGAGTGACTGATGTTGTTGTGTCTCAAGGTGCCATTGTGGTGTCTTACAGCAACAAATCAGTGAAGCTCTACAGCTTTGAGCACATTCTCCAGAGG CACTTGACAGAGCGTTTAATACTTGGAAAACAAAGTTCACTGCTTGAAGGGAAAACAGTGGGAGACTTTCCATTTGGCATTCCAAGAAATATTCACATAACTG ATTGTCCTCCACTGCTCTTTGAGGTGTTGTGCTCCAATAACAGTGTCCAGATCGGAGGTTATCCTTGGCATTTTATTTATACTCCACCCCAGAAAAACCACAGGGGGACTCACCACGTGTGCTCACTCAAGGACTGCAGTTTG GCAATAAATGGAGTACAAAGCATGAGCTGCAACTCCCTTGAGAGTGACGCAATGTCCTTCCATCCTGATGACTCTGGGAGAATGATTCATGTTGGACCAACCATCATAAA tGTTCTGAAGCTTGTAAGTGATCTCAACAATGATATGCAATCAAGGGTAGTGAAAGACTTCTCTATGGCGACCCATCGTAGCAGTAAT ccaaccCAACAAGTCACTGTCACCTCATCAGGCCGCACAGTAAAGAGAAGATTTCATCAGCTGGACGATGACCCAGATCAGGAG ACTTTTCGCATGGTGGAGTATGAGGACGAGCTGGACCTGTTAGCAGCAGTGGTGACTGATGGGAATGAGGGAGAGGGGCGGGCTCATATCCAACTCTACGACAACCAGAGCGGGCAGCTGCTGCGGAACGTAGCTCTCAGTGAATCCTGGGATGAG aCTTTTCCACATGAGCTCTTCCTTGACAAAGACACAATAGTTCATATCGAACAGAAGAACAGCACCTTCTGGTGTCATGTTTACAAGCTCAAGGCGACCAGGAGCGAACTGCAAGGACATTAA